One segment of Coffea arabica cultivar ET-39 chromosome 7c, Coffea Arabica ET-39 HiFi, whole genome shotgun sequence DNA contains the following:
- the LOC140010627 gene encoding uncharacterized protein: protein MYFDGAAHHHGVGAGIVFVTPDGEILLYSFTLNQHCSNNVAEYQSLIFGLKIAVDMEQLEFQIYGDSQLVVNQLLGSYEIKKSELIPYHKYAMRLMKWLGGASIKHVPRRENKQADALAVLASSLAMPDHEIQVRVCQKWIVPSLIDVEMLKEATLMWSQPMKLTKKIGDNPCLMDKLCEKFNLKQHKSSMYNAPANGLAEAFNKTLCNLLKKVVAKSKKDWHERIDETLWTYRTTYRTPTQATPYALVYGVEAVLPLEQQIPSLRIAIQEGLTEEENVRLHLEELEGLDEKRLEAQQNLECYQARLSKAFNKKVRCHSFQVGDMVLAVRKPIVMTHRIKDKFVSKWDGPYVVREVYTNGAYKLVDKDGVKTRMS, encoded by the exons atgtattttgatggTGCTGCCCATCATCATGGGGTTGGAGCGGGGATTGTATTCGTGACTCCTGATGGAGAGATATTGTTATACTCTTTTACCCTAAATCAACATTGTTCAAACAATGTTGCTGAGTACCAATCTCTCATATTCGGACTTAAAATAGCTGTTGACATGGAGCAGTTGGAATTTCAAATTTATGGTGACTCTCAATTGGTGGTTAACCAACTCTTGGGAAGTTATGAAATCAAAAAGTCCGAATTAATTCCGTATCACAAATATGCAATGCGACTTATGAAGTGGCTTGGAGGTGCAAGTATTAAGCATGTTCCTAGAAGGGAAAATAAGCAAGCTGATGCATTAGCTGTGCTAGCCTCTTCACTTGCCATGCCGGATCATGAGATACAAGTTCGTGTATGTCAAAAGTGGATAGTTCCATCACTAATTGATGTTGAAATGTTGAAGGAGGCGACGCTCATGTGGTCTCAACCTATGAAATTGACAAAGAAGATTGGAGACAACCCCTG CTTGATGGATAAGTTGTGTGAAAAATTTAATCTCAAGCAACACAAGTCCTCCATGTATAATGCCCCCGCCAATGGTCTCGCAGAGGCATTCAACAAAACTTTGTGTAACTTGTTGAAGAAAGTGGTGGCCAAATCAAAGAAAGATTGGCACGAAAGGATAGATGAAACTCTTTGGACCTATCGCACCACATACCGAACTCCAACGCAAGCCACACCATATGCCTTAGTCTATGGTGTAGAAGCTGTTCTGCCCCTTGAACAACAAATTCCTTCTTTGAGAATTGCTATCCAAGAAGGGCTCACGGAGGAAGAAAATGTTCGTCTGCACCTTGAAGAATTGGAAGGTTTAGATGAAAAGAGATTAGAGGCCCAACAAAATTTGGAATGCTATCAAGCCCGTCTCTCTAAAGCTTTCAATAAGAAAGTTCGGTGCCACTCCTTTCAAGTTGGGGACATGGTACTTGCCGTTCGAAAGCCAATAGTTATGACTCATCGCATTAAGGACAAATTCGTCTCTAAATGGGATGGACCATATGTTGTTCGAGAAGTTTACACAAATGGCGCGTATAAACTGGTGGACAAAGATGGTGTAAAA ACCCGCATGAGTTAA